TAATTTTTGAAGTGTTTCATAATTATAATTTCAAGTTCTTCTTTTTGTATCGGTTTCGAAATATAGTCGTTACAACCTGCTTCTATTGCCTTTTCCCTGTCGTCTGTTAAACCAAAAGCTGTTTGGGCAATTATTACTACATCGTTGTTGAATTTTCGAATTTCGCGGGTGGCATCATAACCATTCATGCCGGGCATTTTTATATCCATTAATATGAGATCCGTTTCAGGGTT
Above is a window of Lentimicrobium sp. L6 DNA encoding:
- a CDS encoding response regulator, with translation EPQVSLSNLSVIIAEDDETSKLFFEAIFKNTFNKITYTKNGKETIDKCRENPETDLILMDIKMPGMNGYDATREIRKFNNDVVIIAQTAFGLTDDREKAIEAGCNDYISKPIQKEELEIIIMKHFKNYKKFNTN